In a genomic window of Thermosynechococcus sp. CL-1:
- a CDS encoding type 4a pilus biogenesis protein PilO: MTLTGDFGGPPIEEPAPNYPTVFGITLTPVVSGVLIALVGLGAAVYLGSLLIAPKLEEAAKLQEEIAQQENDLSQREVILKQLNDVVAGLERAKQQNRDVRSLFATQEALDTLLLDINRLILTSGAQLTTFEPDSAASGIVQDGSLGPELNAKLKQQVTNVTIQGPFPSILQIMQKIDQQQNFLVINNLTMELVADKPGEVITTFKLMAYVPLTPEEIAALAPPPQGGEQQGQPQQQQQ, translated from the coding sequence ATGACCCTAACTGGCGATTTTGGCGGCCCCCCGATTGAGGAACCCGCACCCAATTATCCGACGGTCTTTGGCATTACCCTGACACCCGTCGTCAGTGGTGTCCTTATTGCCTTGGTAGGTTTGGGAGCAGCGGTTTACTTGGGGAGTCTTCTCATTGCCCCCAAACTGGAGGAAGCGGCCAAGTTACAGGAGGAAATTGCCCAACAGGAAAATGACCTCTCCCAGCGGGAAGTGATCCTGAAGCAACTTAATGATGTGGTAGCGGGGTTAGAGCGCGCCAAGCAGCAAAATCGTGACGTGCGATCGCTCTTTGCCACTCAGGAAGCCCTAGACACCCTCCTCCTTGACATTAACCGCCTAATCCTGACCAGCGGTGCCCAACTGACCACATTTGAACCCGATAGTGCAGCTTCAGGAATTGTCCAAGATGGCTCCCTTGGCCCCGAATTAAATGCCAAACTAAAACAACAGGTAACCAACGTTACGATTCAAGGGCCATTTCCCAGCATTTTGCAGATCATGCAAAAAATTGACCAGCAGCAGAACTTCCTCGTGATTAACAACCTGACGATGGAACTCGTTGCTGATAAGCCCGGCGAAGTGATTACCACGTTTAAGCTTATGGCCTACGTACCCCTAACCCCTGAGGAAATTGCCGCTTTGGCCCCCCCACCCCAAGGAGGTGAGCAGCAAGGACAACCGCAACAACAACAGCAATAG
- a CDS encoding AMIN domain-containing protein, giving the protein MSQLLHRLGLGVATTALVAASQTPTWATATEITGVRLVTAPNGIQLLFNVQGNLRPAVFTVNRGNASIADIPNSQLRLPQGGAFRQDNPAPGISSVEVVQLDAKTIRVTVNGISAAPISEVIREGRDGLQINFITAQSPAGPQVSPSGQPMAMPPGPSAVPPFLPRPVPPPVGDMLISPVNADPDAIQLGTNERIPRLLLREAPVREVLSLLARAANMNVVFPEGNGEAGGVTISLDIENESVQDVFNYVLRVTNLKANRQGRTIFVGQALPPDAQNRIVRTIRLNQMRVFGAGSTTREISSLAATGGTIGGGARGAQAATTAQTALNRTTSTREGDLQLGAVQLLEMYGANLPDTGPSQALTACEQLQVPAAAGGVVGQICRSSLLRGLEVVGDPRTNTITLIGTPRKVEIATQLIQQFDIRKRQVMVNVKFIDVNLLRGRTANADLVTNFGSSLFGAIFDATGLTLQRGTLPGGVPGGQVIQPPVAFPPQRFLLGPERTVTVDGAGNIVNDQTAPPQQFVLPGVGVPGFAVPGLGVGQALSNFFGQLQLAIQTGNATILTNPTLVIQEGSAAQVNLTQEIFSGIESTADQQATGGGGAIATQQIRPILRPVGVIFNVTVDQIDDNGFITLQLSPEVSVPSGTYAVVFPGVTNPSTGTLISQRRMESGRIRLRDGQTLMLAGIIQDQDRSLVSKIPILGDIPLLGRLFRRESNQRQRNELVVMVTPKIVDDTQNAGFGYQYTPTPGSMPPNIQNQILQPPRQR; this is encoded by the coding sequence GTGAGTCAGCTTTTACATCGTCTCGGCTTAGGGGTGGCCACAACGGCCCTTGTTGCTGCCAGTCAAACCCCCACTTGGGCCACAGCAACGGAAATTACGGGAGTTCGTCTAGTAACAGCTCCCAACGGCATTCAACTCCTCTTCAACGTGCAGGGGAATCTACGGCCAGCAGTTTTCACCGTCAATCGCGGCAATGCCTCCATTGCTGATATTCCCAATAGCCAACTGCGCCTACCCCAAGGGGGAGCCTTCCGCCAAGATAACCCCGCCCCCGGTATCTCCTCCGTCGAGGTGGTGCAACTGGACGCCAAAACCATCCGCGTCACCGTGAATGGCATTAGTGCTGCTCCCATTAGTGAAGTCATCCGCGAAGGACGCGATGGCCTGCAAATTAACTTCATTACTGCTCAAAGCCCCGCTGGTCCTCAAGTGTCCCCCAGTGGTCAACCCATGGCCATGCCCCCCGGCCCTAGTGCGGTGCCGCCTTTTCTGCCGCGCCCAGTGCCACCCCCTGTTGGCGATATGCTGATTAGCCCAGTCAATGCTGACCCCGACGCGATTCAACTGGGCACCAATGAACGGATTCCCCGCCTACTGCTGCGGGAGGCTCCAGTGCGGGAGGTTCTTTCCCTACTGGCTCGTGCCGCCAATATGAACGTTGTCTTTCCGGAAGGCAATGGCGAAGCGGGCGGCGTCACCATCTCCCTGGATATTGAGAATGAATCCGTTCAAGACGTATTCAACTATGTGCTGCGGGTTACCAATCTCAAAGCCAATCGCCAAGGCCGCACTATCTTTGTGGGTCAAGCCTTACCCCCCGATGCCCAAAACCGCATTGTCCGCACCATCCGCCTCAATCAGATGCGGGTCTTTGGGGCGGGTTCAACGACACGGGAAATCAGCTCCCTTGCTGCAACCGGCGGCACCATCGGGGGCGGAGCTAGGGGTGCCCAAGCTGCAACAACCGCCCAAACCGCTCTCAACCGTACAACCAGTACCCGTGAGGGTGACCTGCAACTAGGGGCAGTGCAGCTTTTGGAAATGTATGGTGCAAACTTGCCAGATACTGGCCCATCTCAGGCGCTAACCGCCTGTGAACAGCTGCAAGTCCCAGCAGCGGCTGGCGGTGTGGTTGGCCAAATTTGTCGAAGCTCACTCCTGCGGGGACTAGAGGTGGTGGGTGACCCCCGCACCAACACTATTACATTGATTGGCACCCCCCGCAAGGTAGAAATTGCTACGCAATTGATTCAGCAATTTGACATCCGTAAGCGGCAGGTGATGGTTAATGTCAAGTTTATTGATGTGAACCTGTTGCGGGGTCGTACCGCCAACGCTGACCTAGTCACCAACTTTGGTTCCTCCCTCTTTGGGGCAATTTTTGATGCTACAGGGCTAACCCTGCAACGGGGGACACTCCCCGGTGGCGTACCCGGTGGTCAGGTGATTCAACCCCCCGTCGCCTTCCCGCCGCAGCGATTCTTACTGGGGCCAGAGCGGACTGTGACGGTGGACGGTGCTGGTAATATCGTCAACGATCAAACCGCACCACCGCAACAGTTTGTTTTACCTGGAGTCGGGGTACCGGGGTTTGCTGTGCCGGGGTTAGGTGTAGGACAAGCCCTCAGTAACTTCTTTGGCCAGCTTCAGTTGGCTATCCAAACCGGTAACGCCACAATTTTGACGAATCCAACCCTTGTCATTCAGGAGGGGAGTGCTGCGCAAGTCAATTTGACCCAAGAAATTTTCTCTGGCATTGAATCCACTGCTGATCAACAAGCCACTGGCGGCGGCGGGGCGATCGCGACTCAACAGATTCGCCCAATCCTGCGACCTGTGGGTGTTATTTTTAATGTCACCGTCGATCAAATTGACGATAATGGCTTCATTACGCTGCAACTCTCGCCTGAAGTGAGTGTTCCCAGTGGCACCTATGCAGTCGTCTTTCCGGGGGTTACTAACCCCTCGACGGGGACACTGATCTCACAGCGGCGGATGGAGTCGGGGCGGATTCGCTTGCGGGATGGCCAAACCTTGATGCTGGCGGGCATTATCCAAGATCAAGATCGCTCGTTGGTGAGTAAGATTCCAATCCTAGGAGACATTCCCTTGTTGGGGCGGTTGTTCCGCCGCGAGAGCAACCAGCGTCAACGCAATGAACTGGTGGTGATGGTGACGCCGAAGATTGTTGATGATACCCAAAATGCCGGCTTTGGCTATCAGTACACGCCAACACCCGGGAGTATGCCGCCAAATATTCAAAATCAGATTCTCCAACCTCCACGGCAACGCTAA
- a CDS encoding PilN domain-containing protein, translating to MYSIEINLLKERPEVGGMAATTAAAAGMSNVPIILGSVAALFFVGLALLGSVGANLWLQQLTSKQKSIQNRLAAISPNLQRMDEIKKEQEQVTAETKALASVFNQVKPWSAVMRNMATQTPAGVQIRRITQGGQTGQELTIEGTAVSFDAVSDFLLLLQNRSPFFDGKATQLVKAERANQQGEEETTARVSFNIKTAIASVPASELLEELAANGVEGLVARIQFLKEKGVVQE from the coding sequence ATGTACTCAATTGAGATTAACCTCCTTAAAGAACGTCCCGAAGTGGGGGGCATGGCTGCTACCACAGCCGCAGCGGCAGGAATGAGTAATGTGCCGATTATTCTTGGCTCTGTAGCGGCGCTCTTTTTTGTAGGGCTTGCACTCCTCGGCTCAGTGGGTGCGAACCTCTGGCTGCAACAACTGACGAGTAAGCAAAAAAGCATTCAGAATCGCCTTGCAGCGATTTCTCCAAACCTGCAACGCATGGATGAAATTAAAAAAGAGCAGGAGCAGGTTACCGCGGAAACCAAAGCCCTAGCCTCGGTGTTTAATCAGGTCAAACCTTGGTCGGCGGTGATGCGCAATATGGCAACTCAAACGCCAGCAGGGGTACAAATTCGGCGGATTACCCAAGGCGGACAAACAGGCCAAGAGCTAACGATTGAAGGCACAGCCGTATCCTTTGATGCAGTCAGTGACTTTCTTTTGCTCTTGCAAAATCGCTCTCCCTTCTTTGATGGCAAGGCCACTCAGTTGGTGAAGGCGGAACGGGCAAATCAACAGGGTGAGGAAGAGACAACCGCAAGGGTTTCCTTCAATATCAAGACGGCGATCGCCAGCGTGCCGGCATCGGAACTCCTTGAAGAACTCGCAGCCAATGGCGTTGAAGGACTGGTGGCGCGCATTCAATTTCTCAAAGAAAAAGGAGTGGTACAGGAATGA
- the pilM gene encoding type IV pilus biogenesis protein PilM, with protein MLGNLFAKPKQGLGIELTPERVNIVQLQRQKQGLKMTAMASVPLSEGAIEEGRIIDTTAVADAIRQGIEDKRIKQKEVISAIPMNEAVIRLIRLPAELPDYELREVVLMQEAPLYLPFPREEADVDYQKLGTSLDEDGIERVEILLVGTPREVTDAYINAFTQAGLQLIALEVTNFALMRTLRDSLQQFVGEAAAIIDIGDEGTEISIVKDGIPQFNRKVPIGKERMQEAISRAMNLPPSMGVDLIENLTVPLEPMDVTGALNPSGAAILRVLSDLADEIRRSIDFYLNQGESLEVSQLLLAGPGASIGQVDEFFSQRLNYATTLVDPISLLGLQTLEEIPLEKRPALGTVIGLGLRGA; from the coding sequence GTGCTGGGAAATCTATTTGCAAAACCAAAGCAGGGCTTGGGGATTGAACTCACCCCAGAGCGGGTCAATATCGTACAGCTTCAGCGGCAAAAGCAGGGTCTGAAAATGACCGCTATGGCCTCAGTGCCCTTGAGTGAAGGCGCCATTGAAGAAGGCCGCATCATTGACACCACCGCCGTCGCCGATGCCATCCGTCAAGGGATTGAGGATAAGCGCATCAAACAAAAAGAGGTGATCAGTGCCATTCCCATGAATGAAGCCGTGATTCGCCTGATTCGCCTGCCTGCGGAATTACCCGACTATGAATTGCGGGAAGTGGTTCTCATGCAGGAAGCGCCCCTCTACCTGCCCTTTCCCCGTGAAGAGGCCGATGTTGACTATCAAAAACTGGGAACCTCCCTTGATGAAGATGGCATTGAGCGGGTAGAAATTTTGCTCGTGGGCACGCCCCGCGAAGTGACCGATGCCTACATCAATGCCTTTACCCAAGCCGGTTTACAACTCATCGCCCTTGAAGTGACCAATTTTGCCCTCATGCGTACCCTGCGGGATTCACTACAGCAGTTTGTGGGCGAAGCAGCAGCGATTATTGATATAGGCGACGAGGGCACAGAAATTAGCATCGTCAAAGATGGCATTCCCCAGTTCAACCGCAAAGTGCCCATTGGTAAAGAACGGATGCAAGAAGCCATTAGCCGCGCCATGAACTTGCCGCCTTCGATGGGCGTTGACCTGATTGAGAATCTGACCGTTCCCCTAGAGCCGATGGATGTGACCGGAGCACTCAACCCCAGTGGTGCCGCTATTTTGCGAGTGCTCTCCGATCTAGCAGACGAAATCCGCCGCTCCATTGACTTTTACCTCAACCAAGGGGAAAGTCTAGAGGTCTCGCAGTTGCTGCTTGCCGGTCCCGGTGCCAGTATTGGTCAAGTGGATGAGTTTTTTAGTCAGCGGCTCAACTATGCCACCACTTTGGTTGACCCCATTAGTTTGCTGGGACTGCAAACCCTAGAAGAGATTCCCCTCGAAAAACGCCCTGCCCTCGGCACGGTGATTGGTCTTGGTCTGCGTGGCGCTTAG
- a CDS encoding acetate/propionate family kinase: protein MITVLVLNAGSSSLKACLYQLAPEMAATAATPPAPLWQGLLDWGQDPTVARLKVTTADQRYEASLTHPEGGIAGLRDWLKTLLDTLTNGSTTLLESLAEITIIGHRVVHGGSRYQAAVRVDAQVKAAITEFSEYAPLHNPANLLGMELMADICPQTPQVAVFDTAFHAQLPAVARTYPIPYELTTAGIQRYGFHGISHQYVSERAATLLQRPLAALRLITCHLGNGCSLTAVKGGVSVETTMGFTPTAGVMMGTRCGDIDPGILLYLLRRGKTVEDLDRLVNRQSGLLGISGVSNDLRQILAAIDQGNAQAQLAYDCFIYSLQRGIASLLPSLGGLDALVFTAGIGENAAGVRRDVCRGLGWLGIELDSAANEESKGDRDIALPTAPVRVLVVQTQEDWAIARACIQLL, encoded by the coding sequence ATGATCACGGTGCTGGTGTTAAATGCTGGCTCTAGTAGCCTCAAAGCCTGTTTGTATCAGTTAGCACCTGAAATGGCGGCAACGGCTGCCACACCCCCCGCTCCCCTTTGGCAAGGCCTGCTCGATTGGGGACAAGACCCAACGGTGGCGCGGCTCAAGGTCACAACTGCCGACCAGCGCTACGAAGCCAGCCTAACCCACCCAGAGGGGGGAATTGCAGGCCTACGGGACTGGCTCAAAACGCTCCTAGACACCCTCACCAATGGCTCGACAACGCTCCTAGAAAGCCTTGCAGAGATTACGATCATTGGTCATCGCGTGGTTCATGGGGGTAGCCGTTACCAAGCAGCGGTGCGCGTGGATGCGCAGGTGAAAGCAGCAATTACCGAATTTAGTGAATATGCGCCGCTCCATAATCCAGCCAACCTGCTGGGAATGGAATTAATGGCCGACATTTGTCCCCAAACGCCCCAAGTGGCCGTGTTTGATACCGCGTTCCATGCCCAACTGCCAGCAGTGGCGCGCACCTACCCTATTCCCTATGAATTGACCACCGCTGGTATTCAACGCTACGGCTTCCACGGCATTAGCCATCAATACGTCAGTGAACGGGCGGCCACCCTATTACAGCGTCCCTTAGCAGCGTTACGCCTAATTACCTGCCACCTTGGCAATGGCTGTTCCCTCACTGCGGTTAAGGGGGGAGTCTCGGTGGAGACCACGATGGGCTTTACACCCACGGCGGGAGTGATGATGGGGACGCGCTGTGGCGACATTGATCCGGGAATTTTGCTCTATCTGTTGCGGCGGGGCAAGACAGTTGAAGACCTCGATCGCTTGGTGAATCGGCAATCGGGCCTGTTGGGAATCTCTGGGGTGAGTAACGATTTGCGCCAGATCTTGGCAGCGATTGATCAGGGGAATGCCCAAGCGCAGTTGGCCTATGACTGTTTTATCTACTCCCTGCAACGGGGCATTGCCAGTCTCTTGCCCAGCCTTGGTGGTCTCGATGCGTTGGTATTCACAGCAGGAATTGGTGAAAATGCCGCCGGTGTGCGCCGCGATGTCTGCCGAGGACTGGGTTGGTTGGGAATTGAGTTAGATAGCGCAGCTAACGAAGAGAGCAAAGGCGATCGCGACATTGCGCTGCCGACTGCTCCCGTACGGGTTCTCGTGGTTCAGACCCAAGAGGATTGGGCGATCGCCCGCGCCTGCATACAGCTTCTGTAA
- a CDS encoding DUF5331 domain-containing protein: MNPEQLRQSARSKWLAYYQENHHWIVRLAIWSTYRGQRRPSSSFILGVLTALEPRLLDALPVIVELSNDPDRIISALGLNFNPDEERANGDNPPQLPPEPRLLPPKPFVSNRAEEHGEEAAQSHQT, translated from the coding sequence ATGAACCCTGAGCAATTACGGCAAAGCGCACGCAGTAAGTGGCTGGCCTACTACCAAGAAAACCACCATTGGATTGTCCGCTTGGCGATTTGGAGTACCTATCGCGGTCAACGGCGCCCCTCCTCAAGTTTTATTTTGGGGGTGCTGACGGCTTTGGAACCGCGCTTACTGGATGCTCTACCCGTCATTGTCGAACTCAGCAACGATCCCGATCGCATTATTTCTGCCTTGGGCTTGAACTTCAACCCCGACGAAGAACGGGCCAACGGCGATAACCCTCCTCAACTGCCCCCAGAACCTCGCTTACTACCCCCTAAGCCCTTTGTCAGTAATCGGGCTGAAGAACACGGTGAGGAGGCTGCTCAAAGTCATCAAACCTAG
- a CDS encoding L,D-transpeptidase has protein sequence MLGWVRGKTLGLALGAIATLPMAAVGAEELKVSRASESEPYLPTTLAPLALPPLGEATPFLPALERKIVLRLRQRRVFLYEGDQVLASYPVAVGKPGWETPQGNFRVLHKVVNPQWRNPFTGVLVPPGGRNPLGDRLIVFAPMGNNNYAGFHGTTNESLIGQAVSHGCVRMRNDDIRALFEKIEVGTRVIVQP, from the coding sequence ATGTTGGGCTGGGTCAGAGGAAAAACCTTGGGTTTAGCACTGGGGGCGATCGCCACCCTGCCTATGGCTGCTGTGGGTGCTGAAGAATTGAAGGTGAGCCGTGCCTCTGAGTCAGAGCCGTACTTGCCGACCACCTTAGCGCCCTTGGCACTTCCCCCCCTTGGTGAGGCAACTCCGTTTCTACCCGCTTTGGAACGCAAAATTGTCCTGCGCTTGCGGCAGCGCCGCGTCTTTCTCTATGAAGGTGATCAAGTATTAGCCAGCTATCCCGTGGCCGTGGGCAAGCCGGGCTGGGAAACGCCCCAAGGTAATTTCAGAGTGCTGCACAAAGTCGTCAATCCCCAATGGCGTAATCCCTTTACGGGGGTTTTGGTTCCGCCGGGGGGTCGCAACCCTTTGGGCGATCGCCTGATTGTCTTTGCCCCCATGGGAAATAACAACTATGCTGGCTTCCACGGCACAACGAATGAATCTTTGATTGGCCAAGCCGTTTCCCATGGCTGTGTGCGGATGCGCAACGATGATATTCGCGCCCTCTTTGAAAAAATTGAGGTGGGCACACGGGTGATTGTTCAGCCCTAG
- a CDS encoding ferredoxin:protochlorophyllide reductase (ATP-dependent) subunit N — translation MTATAPNALNFECETGNYHTFCPISCVAWLYQKIEDSFFLVIGTKTCGYFLQNAMGVMIFAEPRYAMAELEEGDISAQLNDYEELKRLCLQIKRDRNPSVIVWIGTCTTEIIKMDLEGLAPKLEAEIGIPIVVARANGLDYAFTQGEDTVLAAMAARCPTPTAVSDPEERNPIQRLLNFGKKKEDLQAESHQYHDHPPLILFGSLPDPVVTQLTLELKKQGIKVSGWLPAKRYTELPVIDEGYYVAGVNPFLSRTATTLIRRRKCQLITAPFPIGPDGSRAWIEQICTTFGIQPQGLAEREAETWEKLSDYLELVRGKSVFFMGDNLLEISLARFLIRCGMRVLEIGIPYMDKRYQAAELELLTKTCGEMGHPLPTIVEKPDNYNQLQRIKALQPDLVITGMAHANPLEARGISTKWSVEFTFAQIHGFGNARDILELVTRPLRRNQALAGLGWQKLVAN, via the coding sequence ATGACTGCGACTGCTCCCAATGCCCTCAACTTTGAGTGTGAAACGGGCAATTACCACACCTTTTGTCCCATCAGCTGTGTGGCTTGGCTGTACCAAAAAATTGAAGACAGTTTCTTTTTGGTCATTGGCACCAAGACCTGTGGCTACTTTTTGCAGAATGCGATGGGGGTGATGATTTTTGCCGAACCCCGCTATGCCATGGCGGAGCTCGAAGAGGGAGATATTTCGGCGCAACTCAATGATTATGAAGAGCTAAAGCGCCTCTGCCTCCAAATCAAGCGCGATCGCAACCCCAGTGTCATTGTCTGGATTGGCACCTGCACCACGGAAATTATCAAAATGGACTTGGAGGGACTGGCGCCCAAACTAGAAGCCGAAATTGGCATTCCCATTGTTGTGGCTCGTGCCAATGGTCTGGACTATGCCTTTACCCAAGGGGAAGATACGGTGCTAGCAGCCATGGCCGCCCGTTGTCCCACGCCCACAGCGGTGAGCGATCCAGAGGAACGCAACCCCATCCAGCGCCTTCTCAACTTTGGCAAGAAAAAAGAGGATCTCCAAGCTGAATCCCACCAGTACCACGACCACCCACCCCTTATTCTCTTTGGCTCCCTGCCCGATCCCGTGGTGACCCAACTCACCTTGGAATTAAAAAAACAGGGCATCAAGGTGTCAGGATGGCTGCCTGCCAAACGCTATACCGAATTGCCAGTGATTGATGAGGGCTACTACGTTGCTGGTGTGAATCCCTTCCTCAGTCGTACCGCCACTACCTTGATTCGCCGCCGCAAATGTCAACTCATTACGGCTCCCTTTCCCATTGGCCCTGATGGTAGCCGCGCGTGGATCGAACAGATTTGTACCACTTTTGGGATTCAGCCCCAAGGCCTAGCGGAGCGCGAAGCCGAAACTTGGGAAAAACTGAGCGACTACCTTGAATTGGTGCGAGGCAAATCGGTCTTTTTCATGGGGGATAATCTCCTAGAGATCTCCCTAGCGCGGTTTTTGATTCGCTGTGGTATGCGGGTACTAGAAATTGGCATCCCCTACATGGATAAACGTTACCAAGCAGCTGAGCTAGAACTCTTGACGAAGACTTGTGGCGAGATGGGGCATCCCCTCCCCACCATTGTTGAAAAACCCGATAACTACAATCAACTTCAGCGGATTAAGGCGCTCCAGCCCGACCTTGTGATTACGGGTATGGCTCATGCCAATCCCCTCGAAGCCCGTGGCATCAGCACCAAGTGGTCTGTGGAATTCACCTTTGCCCAAATTCACGGCTTTGGCAATGCCCGTGACATTCTAGAACTCGTTACCCGTCCGCTGCGGCGCAATCAAGCCCTTGCAGGGTTAGGTTGGCAAAAACTGGTTGCCAACTAA